One segment of Gammaproteobacteria bacterium DNA contains the following:
- a CDS encoding VWA domain-containing protein: MSEFMNNFQFLRPYWLFAIIPLLLAIVYWNRFITVQTDWHDYVDAKFLEPLGLGKAEKKSSSRLPRLYSFVAGILCIFALAGPVWQKLPQPIFKIEQARVFVLDLSESMLAADVAPNRLARAKLKLLDLLNLSKEGQSALVVFAQSPYVVSPLTDDAQTIAAMVPPLSTDIVPVQGDDVDAAIEQARDLLVQANLSRGEIILIGDSVVKDDTNLRRLQDDGFKLNVLAVGTEKGAPIEATNGGFLKNSQGAILMPRLDTQSMKSMADLSGGRYSEISIDDSDLKILMTEPGATDMRFSESQDERVSDQWREEGPWLLALVVIIVALSMRRAWLFSIVLVATIAPYDPLYAADFDMLWKNDDQRGKQLFDEKKYRDAAQTFGDTRWQATSLYRDNKFAEALERFSKEGDVEDIYNRANTLAKLQKIEEAIKTYDEVLKRSPQHEDAQHNRDLLQSFLDQQENKQQNGQGDEQQNNEQQNQDEKQGADGQQGNENDQQENNADQSSDKSKGQQSQQQQQAREKGKEPSDNESQQTAQSGQDKKEEAEQETQSQVAKQDDENKQEMAEEKQAVAATDSKEAYTEESQAMEQWLRRIPDDPGGLLRQKFIIQHRMRDAQRRSE, translated from the coding sequence ATGTCTGAATTTATGAACAATTTTCAATTTCTTCGCCCATATTGGCTTTTCGCCATCATTCCATTGTTGTTAGCGATAGTGTATTGGAACCGATTTATTACTGTTCAAACCGACTGGCACGATTACGTCGATGCGAAATTTCTCGAACCATTAGGTTTGGGTAAAGCAGAAAAAAAGAGTAGCAGTCGTTTACCAAGACTGTATTCTTTCGTGGCTGGGATTCTCTGTATTTTCGCTTTGGCTGGGCCAGTGTGGCAGAAACTTCCACAACCGATCTTCAAAATTGAGCAAGCGAGAGTCTTTGTCCTTGATTTGTCTGAATCCATGCTGGCGGCTGATGTAGCGCCAAATCGTCTCGCCCGGGCAAAACTGAAACTTTTAGATTTGTTAAATTTGAGTAAAGAAGGTCAATCTGCCCTGGTGGTTTTTGCTCAGTCTCCCTATGTGGTTTCTCCATTGACAGATGATGCACAAACTATTGCAGCCATGGTACCTCCGCTCTCAACCGATATTGTTCCTGTACAGGGCGACGATGTCGATGCGGCTATAGAACAGGCGCGTGACCTTCTTGTACAAGCGAATTTGAGTCGTGGCGAAATCATTCTTATTGGTGATAGTGTTGTTAAGGACGATACAAATTTACGTCGATTGCAGGACGATGGATTTAAGCTCAATGTTCTGGCTGTTGGAACAGAAAAAGGAGCGCCAATTGAGGCGACAAACGGGGGGTTTCTAAAAAATTCTCAAGGCGCAATATTGATGCCTCGTCTCGACACTCAGTCGATGAAATCTATGGCTGATTTGAGTGGCGGTCGATACAGTGAAATTTCTATTGACGACAGCGATCTGAAAATTTTAATGACAGAGCCAGGTGCTACTGATATGCGATTCTCAGAATCTCAGGATGAAAGAGTGAGCGATCAATGGAGGGAAGAAGGGCCATGGTTGCTCGCATTAGTAGTAATTATTGTTGCGCTTAGTATGCGTAGGGCTTGGCTATTTAGCATTGTGCTGGTTGCTACTATTGCGCCCTACGATCCGCTGTATGCAGCCGACTTTGATATGTTATGGAAAAACGATGATCAACGCGGCAAACAATTGTTTGATGAAAAGAAGTACCGCGATGCAGCACAAACTTTCGGAGATACGCGTTGGCAGGCAACGTCGCTGTATCGAGATAATAAATTCGCTGAGGCTCTGGAACGCTTCTCTAAAGAAGGTGATGTAGAAGATATATACAATCGAGCCAATACATTGGCCAAATTGCAGAAAATTGAAGAGGCTATCAAAACCTACGACGAGGTATTGAAACGTAGCCCACAACACGAAGACGCCCAGCATAACCGAGACTTGCTGCAATCCTTTCTCGATCAACAAGAAAACAAGCAACAAAATGGTCAGGGAGATGAGCAACAAAATAACGAACAACAAAACCAGGACGAAAAGCAAGGCGCTGATGGACAACAGGGTAACGAAAACGATCAACAAGAAAACAATGCTGATCAATCGTCTGATAAGAGTAAAGGTCAACAATCTCAGCAACAACAGCAAGCCAGGGAAAAAGGAAAAGAACCATCCGATAATGAGTCGCAACAAACCGCTCAATCTGGGCAAGATAAAAAAGAGGAAGCGGAACAGGAGACACAGTCGCAAGTAGCAAAACAGGATGATGAGAATAAGCAGGAAATGGCAGAAGAGAAGCAAGCTGTGGCGGCTACGGACTCCAAGGAGGCTTATACCGAAGAGTCTCAAGCGATGGAGCAATGGTTGAGACGCATTCCTGATGATCCCGGTGGCTTACTAAGACAAAAATTTATCATTCAGCATCGTATGCGAGATGCACAGAGGAGATCAGAATAA